The following are from one region of the Coffea eugenioides isolate CCC68of chromosome 2, Ceug_1.0, whole genome shotgun sequence genome:
- the LOC113762088 gene encoding syntaxin-81: protein MAKARDRTEDFRDAVRRSAVSLGFTEAKTAAILSSFIMHKPWERTSFMKAALKTLGSIEALEHFLMKHKKDYLDQHRTTEQERDSIEHEVTVFIKACKEQIDVLKNSINDEETNSRGWLGIKGDNLNADTIAHKHGVVLILSEKLHSVTSHFDKLRAVRFQDAINRVTPRRKRRQAGTEEVKEVARSSNVGPRETYDKEVRESEEAQPGPIRVQEQLLDDETRALQVELSSLLDAAQETEKKMVEMSALNHLMSTHVLQQAQQIELLYEQAVEATKNVELGNKELSQAIQRNSSSRTFLLLFLFVLTFSILFLDWYN, encoded by the exons ATGGCGAAAGCTAGAGATAGAACTGAAGATTTCAGGGATGCTGTCCGTCGTTCGGCTGTTTCATTGGGTTTCACTGAG GCCAAAACAGCAGCTATTTTGTCATCTTTTATTATGCACAAACCTTGGGAAAGGACTTCATTTATGAAAGCTGCATTGAAAACG CTTGGAAGCATTGAAGCACTGGAACACTTCTTAATGAAGCATAAGAAGGATTATTTAGATCAGCACCGCACCACTGAACAAGAGAGAGATAGCATTGAACATGAA GTTACTGTTTTCATTAAAGCATGCAAAGAGCAAATAGATGTTCTTAAGAATAGTATAAATGATGAAGAAACAAATTCAAGGGGCTGGCTTGGTATCAAGGGTGACAATTTGAACGCTGACACAATCGCACACAAACATGGAGTG GTTTTGATTCTAAGTGAAAAGCTTCATTCAGTTACATCACATTTTGACAAGCTGAGAGCTGTACGCTTCCAAGATGCTATTAATCGAGTAACCCCAAGAAGAAAGCGGAGGCAAGCTGGCACAGAAGAAGTAAAAGAAGTTGCCAGATCAAGTAATGTTGGACCCAGAGAGACATATGACAAAGAGGTCAGGGAGTCTGAAGAAGCTCAACCAGGTCCTATTAGGGTTCAAGAGCAACTTTTGGATGATGAAACACGTGCCCTCCAG GTTGAGTTGTCCAGCCTTCTGGATGCGGCACAAGAAACTGAGaaaaaaatggttgaaatgTCTGCCTTGAATCACCTGATGTCTACTCATGTCTTGCAACAAGCTCAACAAATAGAGCTTTTGTATGAGCAG GCAGTAGAAGCTACAAAAAATGTTGAGCTGGGTAACAAGGAGCTCTCTCAAGCCATTCAGCGGAATAGCAGTAGTAGAACATTTCTCTTGCTTTTTCTATTTGTACTTACTTTCTCCATCCTTTTTCTGGATTGGTATAATTAA